The following is a genomic window from Geobacillus subterraneus.
TCGCAATGAAAAAGCCAGCAGCATGATCGAACCCCAGCAGCAACATCATACGAACAATTCGGAAACAACAGCGCAAGACATTCCAAAAGAAAAACTAGAAGAAGTAGTGAAAGGCTTAAACGAATTCCTTCAGCCAAGCCATACGTCGTTAAAGTTTGAGCTGCATGACGAGCTGCAGGAATATTACGTACAAATCATTGATGAGCGAACGGATGAGGTTATTCGCGAAATTCCGCCGAAGAAGCTGTTGGATATGTACGCGGCGATGATGGAATTTGTCGGGTTGATTGTCGATAAAAAAATTTAATGGTGGTGAGTGAATTTGGCAAGCAACATGCGCATTAGCGGTTTGGCAAGCGGGATGGATATTGATCAAATCGTCAAAGATTTGATGAAAGCAGAGCGGATGCCGCTGGATAAGCTCCAGCAAAAAAAGCAGCTGCTCGAGTGGCAGCGCGATGATTACCGGGCGATGAACACGCTGCTGCAAGGGCTGGATGATTACCTGTTTTCCAACATCACCCTCCAAAGCAGCATGCTCAAAAAAACGGTCTCAAGCTCGAATGAAGCGGCCGTGACGGCGACCGCGAGCTCCAGCGCG
Proteins encoded in this region:
- the flaG gene encoding flagellar protein FlaG, which encodes MTVERVSSHSLSYLYENIRNEKASSMIEPQQQHHTNNSETTAQDIPKEKLEEVVKGLNEFLQPSHTSLKFELHDELQEYYVQIIDERTDEVIREIPPKKLLDMYAAMMEFVGLIVDKKI